A DNA window from Polyodon spathula isolate WHYD16114869_AA chromosome 18, ASM1765450v1, whole genome shotgun sequence contains the following coding sequences:
- the LOC121330467 gene encoding protein crumbs homolog 1-like isoform X2 encodes MAFSKSSRFKLSFVTNLILLSLISIGSVFCVETITACLSDPCQNNATCEDVTPEYICNCPSVPIAVVNTICEKSSELCSPSSCQKNVTCINTGHPSDLICHCPPGFSAELCETYVHQCASSLCEGRASCQVGAVQVEAADYRCVCPEGYTGTHCEADVNECASSPCQNRALCRDGINGYSCYCVPGFQGKHCDIEVNECVSQPCQNGATCLNEIGKYVCACTPGYTGKNCELEIDECQSEQCLNGAACQDYLNGFSCTCVPGFQGDFCEIGVDECKSQPCQNGGQCVDGINRYSCVCSGTGFMGLHCEIRIPPCLSQPCFNSGTCEERGGNYTCQCWPGFTGSDCEMDVSECSSNPCASGSECIELSWKERYGTAPELPAEFDYQYAAGFVCKCQHGFTGVLCQEDINECDTNPCYNAGTCENINGSYICHCPPTHEGGISYGGPNCTDVLIGCENHNCQNGGTCTPSLKNGLHEFSCMCLNGYSGSRCQTSTTFSFEVKGYLHVETSLKEEDISLNVTLSFRTVLPNAIIFHRGNKHVFINLQLLHGLLHLTLRITKEQSFVLELSHNVTDGEWHTVETTLGKNTLEMKVLDKSCSSDCAKQEPVGALDGQLVSALQNTFIGGLKVNGSSSESINGIHAEPYLIGCLQDVHVDSELILPGNWSSESALNVHLGCSKRDRCVTNPCQNRGRCVNLWQSYQCECYRPYEGQNCSDEYVVARFGNDNTRGSAAFKIDDNPGENVTISMFIRTRRLAGLLLVLKNSTCQYLRIWLEEGRVKVQVHEYYTLSGNRFMSDGHFHLLSVKIEQNKMELFQSAQKLSYISIRAIKVQSEDVVYVGGLSDEHEVDAFGGYFKGCVQDLRINNKRLEFYPIGAPVNSYSKRTLVNVTRGCTGDNTCEIKPCQNGGVCYSIWDDFTCSCPPSTAGRFCEDVRWCELTPCPSVSVCRPLNKGFECIANATFTEDSNIMYRGNGKIDRDLTNITFSFRTRKQETTLLHAEKGPEFVTVAIQNSHILFELQSGMSFITVRMKSLLPVSDGRWHTMTLSMIYPTSLFSRWHMAIDGAEETTTTNVATGNLNFLKEGTEILLGGLGPDLGGNLVGCLSTVEVSGVSLPYFDDTNIHVAKPQQEQFIKTSTKPAIIGCSGASVCTPNPCLTGGSCEDLFNLFNCTCPAGWAGLKCDINIDECASNPCIHGNCSDKTLSYECDCDPGYTGKSCELEIDECEKHRCVNGATCLDGINSYSCLCSPNFTGPFCDQGLRPDIPLHYPGLRYPKLPVSICGNGKRNYTCFNGGNCTRTGEQRRCTCFPGFTGDRISSSFSLTSLCD; translated from the exons ATGGCTTTTTCAAAATCTTCCCGATTCAAATTATCGTTCGTCACCAACCTCATTCTTCTGAGTCTCATCAGTATTGGAA GTGTATTTTGTGTGGAGACCATTACCGCATGCCTATCTGACCCTTGCCAAAACAACGCTACTTGCGAGGATGTTACTCCAGAGTATATTTGCAACTGTCCCTCAGTTCCAATCGCTGTTGTGAACACAATCTGTGAAAAATCCAGTGAACTTTGCAGCCCCAGCTCTTGCCAAAAAAATGTCACTTGTATAAACACTGGTCATCCTAGTGACCTGATCTGCCATTGTCCACCTGGCTTTTCTGCAGAACTTTGTGAGACATATGTCCATCAGTGTGCCAGCAGCCTTTGTGAGGGCAGAGCTAGCTGCCAGGTTGGGGCTGTCCAAGTTGAAGCTGCTGATTATAGATGTGTCTGCCCGGAAGGTTACACAGGTACCCACTGTGAGGCTGATGTTAACGAATGTGCCTCCAGCCCCTGTCAGAACAGAGCTCTGTGCAGGGATGGAATCAATGGCTACTCCTGTTACTGTGTGCCCGGTTTTCAAGGCAAACACTGTGACATCGAGGTGAACGAATGTGTCTCTCAGCCTTGCCAAAATGGAGCAACTTGTCTAAATGAGATTGGGAAGTATGTCTGTGCCTGCACGCCAGGTTACACAG gcaAGAACTGTGAGCTGGAAATCGATGAATGTCAGTCAGAGCAGTGCTTGAACGGAGCGGCCTGTCAGGACTACCTGAATGGCTTCTCCTGCACATGTGTGCCTGGTTTCCAGGGGGATTTCTGTGAAATCGGTGTTGACGAGTGCAAAAGTCAACCATGCCAAAATGGAGGGCAGTGTGTTGATGGAATAAATCG CTACAGCTGCGTTTGTTCTGGCACAGGTTTCATGGGCCTTCACTGTGAAATTCGCATTCCACCGTGCTTATCACAACCCTGTTTTAACAGTGGTACTTGTGAGGAGCGTGGTGGGAACTACACATGCCAGTGCTGGCCAG GCTTCACAGGCAGTGACTGTGAGATGGATGTAAGTGAATGCAGCAGTAACCCTTGCGCCTCTGGGAGTGAGTGTATAGAGCTGTCTTGGAAGGAACGATATGGAACAGCCCCAGAACTGCCGGCAGAATTTGATTACCAATATGCTGCTGGCTTTGTCTGCAAATGTCAGCATGGTTTTACAG gtGTTCTTTGTCAAGAGGACATTAATGAATGTGATACGAATCCCTGCTACAATGCAGGTACCTGTGAGAACATCAATGGAAGCTACATCTGCCACTGTCCACCTACTCACGAAGGGGGAATCTCTTATGGGGGGCCAAACTGCACAGACGTCCTTATTGGCTGTGAGAACCATAACTGCCAAAACGGGGGCACATGCACCCCCTCCCTAAAGAACGGTCTGCATGAGTTCAGCTGCATGTGTCTGAACGGCTACTCGGGGTCAAGGTGTCAGACATCTACAACATTTTCATTTGAGGTGAAGGGATACCTTCACGTTGAAACATCTCTCAAGGAAGAGgacatttctttaaatgtaacTCTAAGTTTTAGAACCGTACTACCTAATGCTATTATATTTCACAGAGGGAATAAACATGTTTTCATCAATTTACAACTTCTTCATGGCCTCTTGCATTTAACCCTACGGATAACAAAAGAGCAGAGCTTTGTTCTGGAGCTGTCTCACAACGTGACAGATGGAGAGTGGCATACTGTGGAGACAACGCTGGGAAAGAACACATTGGAAATGAAAGTCCTGGATAAGTCCTGCAGTAGCGACTGTGCTAAACAAGAGCCCGTGGGAGCACTTGATGGTCAGCTTGTATCTGCATTACAGAATACCTTCATTGGTGGTCTCAAAGTCAATGGGTCCAGTTCCGAGAGCATTAATGGCATCCACGCCGAACCTTACTTGATTGGCTGTCTGCAAGATGTACATGTAGATTCCGAGTTGATTCTCCCTGGTAACTGGTCTTCTGAATCAGCCTTGAATGTGCATTTGGGTTGTAGCAAGAGAGACAGGTGTGTTACCAACCCATGTCAGAACAGGGGACGTTGTGTCAACCTATGGCAAAGTTATCAGTGTGAATGCTATCGGCCATATGAAGGACAAAACTGCTCAGATG AATATGTAGTTGCCAGGTTTGGAAATGACAACACCCGGGGATCTGCTGCATTCAAAATCGACGACAACCCAGGTGAGAACGTCACCATTTCCATGTTCATTCGCACACGCAGACTCGCCGGCTTGCTGTTGGTTTTGAAAAACAGCACCTGCCAGTATTTGAGGATCTGGTTGGAAGAGGGCAGAGTAAAAGTTCAGGTCCATGAGTATTACACCCTATCTGGGAATCGTTTTATGAGTGATGGACATTTTCATTTACTAAGTGTGAAAATAGAGCAGAACAAGATGGAGCTGTTCCAGTCAGCCCAGAAATTGAGTTACATCTCTATTCGTGCAATAAAAGTGCAGTCAGAAGATGTTGTTTATGTTGGAGGCCTATCAGATGAACATGAAGTGGATGCATTCGGGGGATATTTCAAAGGCTGTGTTCAGGACTTACGAATCAACAATAAACGACTGGAATTCTATCCTATTGGTGCTCCTGTGAACTCTTACAGTAAAAGAACCCTGGTGAATGTGACACGTGGCTGTACTGGGGACAACACATGTGAG ATAAAGCCCTGCCAGAATGGTGGGGTGTGCTACTCAATCTGGGATGACTTCACCTGCTCCTGCCCCCCCAGCACTGCTGGGAGATTCTGCGAAGATGTCCGATGGTGTGAGCTCACCCCCTGCccttcagtgtctgtgtgtcggCCACTAAACAAAGGGTTTGAAT GTATCGCCAATGCAACATTTACTGAAGACAGCAATATAATGTACAGGGGTAATGGTAAGATTGACAGAGATCTCACTAACATTACCTTTAGCTTTCGGACCAGGAAACAAGAAACTACCTTGCTTCATGCTGAAAAGGGGCCTGAATTTGTTACCGTTGCTATCCAGAACTCACATATATTATTTGAATTGCAGAGTGGGATGAGTTTCATTACAGTGAGAATGAAGAGCCTTTTGCCAGTCAGTGATGGCAGATGGCACACAATGACTCTTTCTATGATATATCCTACATCGCTATTCTCAAGGTGGCACATGGCAATAGATGGAGCAGAAGAAACGACCACCACTAATGTAGCCACTGGAAACCTGAACTTTCTCAAGGAAGGAACTGAGATTCTCCTGGGTGGCCTTGGTCCGGATCTTGGAGGCAACTTGGTCGGCTGTCTTAGCACTGTAGAAGTCAGTGGCGTTTCTTTACCTTACTTTGATGATACAAATATTCACGTTGCAAAGCCTCAGCAAGAGCAGTTCATTAAAACATCAACCAAACCTGCCATCATTGGCTGCTCAGGAGCGAGTGTCTGTACCCCTAACCCCTGTCTGACAGGAGGCAGCTGTGAAGATCTGTTCAATCTTTTTAACTGCACATGCCCTGCCGGTTGGGCTGGCCTCAAGTGTGACATAAACATTGACGAGTGCGCGTCCAACCCTTGTATCCATGGCAACTGCTCAGATAAAACATTGTCTTACGAGTGTGACTGTGATCCCGGTTACACAGGGAAGAGCTGTGAACTGGAGATCGATGAATGTGAAAAGCATCGTTGTGTGAATGGAGCCACATGCCTCGATGGCATCAACAGCTACTCCTGCCTGTGTTCTCCTAACTTCACAGGACCATTTTGTGA CCAGGGACTCAGACCTGACATTCCCTTGCACTATCCCGGGCTACG ATACCCTAAGCTTCCTGTGTCAATCTGTGGAAATGGCAAAAGAAACTATACATGTTTCAATGGAGGGAACTGCACAAGAACCGGAGAACAGCGGAGGTGCACTTGTTTTCCAGGCTTTACTGGAGACCG AATCTCTTCCAGCTTCTCTCTTACCTCACTCTGCGACTAG
- the LOC121330467 gene encoding protein crumbs homolog 1-like isoform X1, protein MAFSKSSRFKLSFVTNLILLSLISIGSVFCVETITACLSDPCQNNATCEDVTPEYICNCPSVPIAVVNTICEKSSELCSPSSCQKNVTCINTGHPSDLICHCPPGFSAELCETYVHQCASSLCEGRASCQVGAVQVEAADYRCVCPEGYTGTHCEADVNECASSPCQNRALCRDGINGYSCYCVPGFQGKHCDIEVNECVSQPCQNGATCLNEIGKYVCACTPGYTGKNCELEIDECQSEQCLNGAACQDYLNGFSCTCVPGFQGDFCEIGVDECKSQPCQNGGQCVDGINRYSCVCSGTGFMGLHCEIRIPPCLSQPCFNSGTCEERGGNYTCQCWPGFTGSDCEMDVSECSSNPCASGSECIELSWKERYGTAPELPAEFDYQYAAGFVCKCQHGFTGVLCQEDINECDTNPCYNAGTCENINGSYICHCPPTHEGGISYGGPNCTDVLIGCENHNCQNGGTCTPSLKNGLHEFSCMCLNGYSGSRCQTSTTFSFEVKGYLHVETSLKEEDISLNVTLSFRTVLPNAIIFHRGNKHVFINLQLLHGLLHLTLRITKEQSFVLELSHNVTDGEWHTVETTLGKNTLEMKVLDKSCSSDCAKQEPVGALDGQLVSALQNTFIGGLKVNGSSSESINGIHAEPYLIGCLQDVHVDSELILPGNWSSESALNVHLGCSKRDRCVTNPCQNRGRCVNLWQSYQCECYRPYEGQNCSDEYVVARFGNDNTRGSAAFKIDDNPGENVTISMFIRTRRLAGLLLVLKNSTCQYLRIWLEEGRVKVQVHEYYTLSGNRFMSDGHFHLLSVKIEQNKMELFQSAQKLSYISIRAIKVQSEDVVYVGGLSDEHEVDAFGGYFKGCVQDLRINNKRLEFYPIGAPVNSYSKRTLVNVTRGCTGDNTCEIKPCQNGGVCYSIWDDFTCSCPPSTAGRFCEDVRWCELTPCPSVSVCRPLNKGFECIANATFTEDSNIMYRGNGKIDRDLTNITFSFRTRKQETTLLHAEKGPEFVTVAIQNSHILFELQSGMSFITVRMKSLLPVSDGRWHTMTLSMIYPTSLFSRWHMAIDGAEETTTTNVATGNLNFLKEGTEILLGGLGPDLGGNLVGCLSTVEVSGVSLPYFDDTNIHVAKPQQEQFIKTSTKPAIIGCSGASVCTPNPCLTGGSCEDLFNLFNCTCPAGWAGLKCDINIDECASNPCIHGNCSDKTLSYECDCDPGYTGKSCELEIDECEKHRCVNGATCLDGINSYSCLCSPNFTGPFCDQGLRPDIPLHYPGLRYPKLPVSICGNGKRNYTCFNGGNCTRTGEQRRCTCFPGFTGDRCEIDIDECKSNPCLNGGLCRNMFNKYQCLCDMNFAGDHCELDLTTDTMTPELILTICLVSVALLIALFLATIAFTVAINRRATHGTYSPSRQEKEGSRVEMWNMVQPPPMERLI, encoded by the exons ATGGCTTTTTCAAAATCTTCCCGATTCAAATTATCGTTCGTCACCAACCTCATTCTTCTGAGTCTCATCAGTATTGGAA GTGTATTTTGTGTGGAGACCATTACCGCATGCCTATCTGACCCTTGCCAAAACAACGCTACTTGCGAGGATGTTACTCCAGAGTATATTTGCAACTGTCCCTCAGTTCCAATCGCTGTTGTGAACACAATCTGTGAAAAATCCAGTGAACTTTGCAGCCCCAGCTCTTGCCAAAAAAATGTCACTTGTATAAACACTGGTCATCCTAGTGACCTGATCTGCCATTGTCCACCTGGCTTTTCTGCAGAACTTTGTGAGACATATGTCCATCAGTGTGCCAGCAGCCTTTGTGAGGGCAGAGCTAGCTGCCAGGTTGGGGCTGTCCAAGTTGAAGCTGCTGATTATAGATGTGTCTGCCCGGAAGGTTACACAGGTACCCACTGTGAGGCTGATGTTAACGAATGTGCCTCCAGCCCCTGTCAGAACAGAGCTCTGTGCAGGGATGGAATCAATGGCTACTCCTGTTACTGTGTGCCCGGTTTTCAAGGCAAACACTGTGACATCGAGGTGAACGAATGTGTCTCTCAGCCTTGCCAAAATGGAGCAACTTGTCTAAATGAGATTGGGAAGTATGTCTGTGCCTGCACGCCAGGTTACACAG gcaAGAACTGTGAGCTGGAAATCGATGAATGTCAGTCAGAGCAGTGCTTGAACGGAGCGGCCTGTCAGGACTACCTGAATGGCTTCTCCTGCACATGTGTGCCTGGTTTCCAGGGGGATTTCTGTGAAATCGGTGTTGACGAGTGCAAAAGTCAACCATGCCAAAATGGAGGGCAGTGTGTTGATGGAATAAATCG CTACAGCTGCGTTTGTTCTGGCACAGGTTTCATGGGCCTTCACTGTGAAATTCGCATTCCACCGTGCTTATCACAACCCTGTTTTAACAGTGGTACTTGTGAGGAGCGTGGTGGGAACTACACATGCCAGTGCTGGCCAG GCTTCACAGGCAGTGACTGTGAGATGGATGTAAGTGAATGCAGCAGTAACCCTTGCGCCTCTGGGAGTGAGTGTATAGAGCTGTCTTGGAAGGAACGATATGGAACAGCCCCAGAACTGCCGGCAGAATTTGATTACCAATATGCTGCTGGCTTTGTCTGCAAATGTCAGCATGGTTTTACAG gtGTTCTTTGTCAAGAGGACATTAATGAATGTGATACGAATCCCTGCTACAATGCAGGTACCTGTGAGAACATCAATGGAAGCTACATCTGCCACTGTCCACCTACTCACGAAGGGGGAATCTCTTATGGGGGGCCAAACTGCACAGACGTCCTTATTGGCTGTGAGAACCATAACTGCCAAAACGGGGGCACATGCACCCCCTCCCTAAAGAACGGTCTGCATGAGTTCAGCTGCATGTGTCTGAACGGCTACTCGGGGTCAAGGTGTCAGACATCTACAACATTTTCATTTGAGGTGAAGGGATACCTTCACGTTGAAACATCTCTCAAGGAAGAGgacatttctttaaatgtaacTCTAAGTTTTAGAACCGTACTACCTAATGCTATTATATTTCACAGAGGGAATAAACATGTTTTCATCAATTTACAACTTCTTCATGGCCTCTTGCATTTAACCCTACGGATAACAAAAGAGCAGAGCTTTGTTCTGGAGCTGTCTCACAACGTGACAGATGGAGAGTGGCATACTGTGGAGACAACGCTGGGAAAGAACACATTGGAAATGAAAGTCCTGGATAAGTCCTGCAGTAGCGACTGTGCTAAACAAGAGCCCGTGGGAGCACTTGATGGTCAGCTTGTATCTGCATTACAGAATACCTTCATTGGTGGTCTCAAAGTCAATGGGTCCAGTTCCGAGAGCATTAATGGCATCCACGCCGAACCTTACTTGATTGGCTGTCTGCAAGATGTACATGTAGATTCCGAGTTGATTCTCCCTGGTAACTGGTCTTCTGAATCAGCCTTGAATGTGCATTTGGGTTGTAGCAAGAGAGACAGGTGTGTTACCAACCCATGTCAGAACAGGGGACGTTGTGTCAACCTATGGCAAAGTTATCAGTGTGAATGCTATCGGCCATATGAAGGACAAAACTGCTCAGATG AATATGTAGTTGCCAGGTTTGGAAATGACAACACCCGGGGATCTGCTGCATTCAAAATCGACGACAACCCAGGTGAGAACGTCACCATTTCCATGTTCATTCGCACACGCAGACTCGCCGGCTTGCTGTTGGTTTTGAAAAACAGCACCTGCCAGTATTTGAGGATCTGGTTGGAAGAGGGCAGAGTAAAAGTTCAGGTCCATGAGTATTACACCCTATCTGGGAATCGTTTTATGAGTGATGGACATTTTCATTTACTAAGTGTGAAAATAGAGCAGAACAAGATGGAGCTGTTCCAGTCAGCCCAGAAATTGAGTTACATCTCTATTCGTGCAATAAAAGTGCAGTCAGAAGATGTTGTTTATGTTGGAGGCCTATCAGATGAACATGAAGTGGATGCATTCGGGGGATATTTCAAAGGCTGTGTTCAGGACTTACGAATCAACAATAAACGACTGGAATTCTATCCTATTGGTGCTCCTGTGAACTCTTACAGTAAAAGAACCCTGGTGAATGTGACACGTGGCTGTACTGGGGACAACACATGTGAG ATAAAGCCCTGCCAGAATGGTGGGGTGTGCTACTCAATCTGGGATGACTTCACCTGCTCCTGCCCCCCCAGCACTGCTGGGAGATTCTGCGAAGATGTCCGATGGTGTGAGCTCACCCCCTGCccttcagtgtctgtgtgtcggCCACTAAACAAAGGGTTTGAAT GTATCGCCAATGCAACATTTACTGAAGACAGCAATATAATGTACAGGGGTAATGGTAAGATTGACAGAGATCTCACTAACATTACCTTTAGCTTTCGGACCAGGAAACAAGAAACTACCTTGCTTCATGCTGAAAAGGGGCCTGAATTTGTTACCGTTGCTATCCAGAACTCACATATATTATTTGAATTGCAGAGTGGGATGAGTTTCATTACAGTGAGAATGAAGAGCCTTTTGCCAGTCAGTGATGGCAGATGGCACACAATGACTCTTTCTATGATATATCCTACATCGCTATTCTCAAGGTGGCACATGGCAATAGATGGAGCAGAAGAAACGACCACCACTAATGTAGCCACTGGAAACCTGAACTTTCTCAAGGAAGGAACTGAGATTCTCCTGGGTGGCCTTGGTCCGGATCTTGGAGGCAACTTGGTCGGCTGTCTTAGCACTGTAGAAGTCAGTGGCGTTTCTTTACCTTACTTTGATGATACAAATATTCACGTTGCAAAGCCTCAGCAAGAGCAGTTCATTAAAACATCAACCAAACCTGCCATCATTGGCTGCTCAGGAGCGAGTGTCTGTACCCCTAACCCCTGTCTGACAGGAGGCAGCTGTGAAGATCTGTTCAATCTTTTTAACTGCACATGCCCTGCCGGTTGGGCTGGCCTCAAGTGTGACATAAACATTGACGAGTGCGCGTCCAACCCTTGTATCCATGGCAACTGCTCAGATAAAACATTGTCTTACGAGTGTGACTGTGATCCCGGTTACACAGGGAAGAGCTGTGAACTGGAGATCGATGAATGTGAAAAGCATCGTTGTGTGAATGGAGCCACATGCCTCGATGGCATCAACAGCTACTCCTGCCTGTGTTCTCCTAACTTCACAGGACCATTTTGTGA CCAGGGACTCAGACCTGACATTCCCTTGCACTATCCCGGGCTACG ATACCCTAAGCTTCCTGTGTCAATCTGTGGAAATGGCAAAAGAAACTATACATGTTTCAATGGAGGGAACTGCACAAGAACCGGAGAACAGCGGAGGTGCACTTGTTTTCCAGGCTTTACTGGAGACCG GTGTGAAATCGACATTGACGAGTGTAAGTCTAACCCCTGTTTAAATGGAGGCCTTTGCCGGAACATGTTCAACAAGTACCAGTGCCTCTGTGACATGAACTTCGCCGGGGACCACTGTGAGCTTGAT